In Clostridium sporogenes, one genomic interval encodes:
- a CDS encoding alpha/beta hydrolase: MIRENLKIKNIPAILWGNKSDKLFISVHGNMSNKEDKIILAFVEEITAKGYQVLSFDLPEHGERKYKNYPCKVQNCVKDLNIIMDYAETLSNNISVFACSMGAYFSLLAYSHKFLKQSLFLSPVVNMEAIINNMMTCFGVSEDRLKEEREISTPIGQTLYWDYYCYVKEHPVITWNTKTSILYGEEDDLCEFEVISAFAKRFNCDLEIMNEAGHYFHTEKQISFLKNWLRTQIYVK; this comes from the coding sequence ATGATAAGAGAAAATTTAAAAATAAAAAACATACCTGCAATTTTATGGGGTAATAAATCAGATAAGTTATTTATATCTGTGCATGGGAATATGTCAAATAAGGAAGATAAAATAATTCTTGCATTTGTAGAAGAGATAACAGCTAAGGGGTATCAAGTGCTTAGCTTTGATTTGCCTGAACATGGTGAACGTAAATATAAAAATTATCCTTGTAAGGTACAAAACTGTGTGAAAGATCTTAATATAATTATGGATTATGCAGAAACATTATCAAATAATATAAGTGTATTTGCTTGTAGTATGGGGGCATACTTTAGTTTATTAGCATATAGCCATAAATTCTTAAAGCAAAGTTTATTTCTTTCCCCTGTAGTAAATATGGAAGCTATTATAAATAATATGATGACTTGTTTTGGTGTAAGTGAAGATAGATTAAAAGAAGAAAGAGAAATTTCTACGCCTATTGGGCAAACCCTTTACTGGGATTATTATTGCTATGTAAAAGAGCATCCTGTTATTACTTGGAATACTAAAACTTCAATTCTTTATGGAGAAGAAGATGATTTATGTGAGTTTGAAGTAATATCTGCATTTGCAAAAAGATTTAACTGTGATTTGGAAATAATGAATGAAGCAGGACATTATTTTCATACAGAAAAGCAAATTAGCTTTTTAAAAAACTGGTTAAGAACACAGATTTATGTTAAATGA
- a CDS encoding zinc ribbon domain-containing protein encodes MEKQQYVCPKCGNRGYESDQFQATGGNFAKLFDVQNKKFTTISCKRCGYTELYKSQTSAGWNVLDFLIGN; translated from the coding sequence ATGGAAAAACAACAATACGTTTGTCCTAAATGCGGAAATAGAGGATATGAGTCAGATCAATTTCAGGCAACAGGAGGGAATTTTGCAAAATTATTTGATGTACAAAATAAAAAATTTACAACTATCAGCTGTAAAAGATGCGGCTATACAGAATTGTACAAATCACAAACTTCAGCTGGATGGAATGTTTTAGATTTTCTTATAGGTAACTAG
- a CDS encoding helix-turn-helix transcriptional regulator, with product MPRLKTKIHELRKEHNMKQEELAKLVGVRRETIGHLENEKYNPSLKLAMDIAKVFGKSVEEVFQFLD from the coding sequence ATGCCTCGATTAAAAACAAAAATTCATGAACTTCGTAAAGAGCATAACATGAAACAGGAAGAGTTGGCAAAGTTAGTAGGAGTACGAAGAGAAACTATAGGGCATTTAGAAAATGAAAAATACAATCCGTCATTAAAATTAGCCATGGATATAGCTAAAGTATTTGGAAAATCAGTAGAGGAAGTATTTCAATTTCTGGATTAA
- a CDS encoding YdbC family protein — translation MADIKFEINDKLGVISESPKSWTKELNLISWNGKQAKYDLRDWAPEHEKMGKGVTLSAEELKSLKEILNNMDL, via the coding sequence ATGGCAGATATTAAATTTGAAATAAATGATAAACTAGGAGTTATTTCAGAATCACCAAAGAGTTGGACAAAAGAGCTTAATCTTATTAGTTGGAATGGAAAACAGGCTAAATATGATTTAAGGGATTGGGCACCAGAACATGAAAAAATGGGTAAAGGAGTTACCCTGTCAGCTGAGGAATTAAAGAGTTTAAAAGAAATACTAAATAATATGGATTTATAA
- a CDS encoding (2Fe-2S)-binding protein, translating into MKKEKCCCCNSDNSQEDIIGEYVCYCNHVTEEDIVNAIKMGAENVEAVIKKTGAMKNSNCAVNNPKGICCYSDIVHVFNKHKLE; encoded by the coding sequence ATGAAAAAAGAAAAATGTTGTTGTTGCAATTCTGATAATAGTCAAGAAGATATTATTGGCGAGTATGTTTGTTATTGTAATCATGTAACTGAAGAAGATATTGTTAATGCTATTAAAATGGGCGCTGAAAATGTGGAAGCAGTTATTAAAAAGACAGGAGCAATGAAAAATAGTAATTGTGCAGTTAATAATCCTAAAGGGATTTGTTGTTATTCTGATATAGTTCATGTATTTAATAAACATAAACTTGAGTAA
- a CDS encoding peptide MFS transporter, whose protein sequence is MENTSKRPFGFYVCSVAFSLERFSFYSAKWLIAMFVVHSVAKGGLGLTAADAAKMSANLIAWTYFAPLIGSWISDRKVGARYLIPMGMMIMGAGYLVGWKATSALMVNAMIILVAIGTGLFKSQLSGITGRLFDNQKDLDSAFSTQYSFVNIGSFIGTTVLGLIGESIGYSFCFLICAIVMFINTAWFVFGWKFLGDAGKKPFKIDEHKEVKEEKKEEKKPLTTIEKKRVGAIILISFFSIVFWIFWQLAYMPVYFYWAGDNGLANWMIGNFKVPTAWFDSLNALCCIVLGPILGKVWEKLAKRPQGDMSMFKKTALGMLLLGLSYVIFAMADVLRGDNLLPLAWLVVFGIVLALGEMVFSPLGNSFISKFSPGRVLTTMMSVWVLASFVAGQSYGYVYEFTLKFKFAPTYFVIAAIAIVCGIILWALDGKLNSLVVDEKVVEDNSVSLN, encoded by the coding sequence ATGGAAAACACAAGTAAAAGACCCTTTGGGTTTTATGTATGCTCAGTTGCATTCTCATTAGAAAGATTTTCATTCTATTCAGCAAAATGGCTAATTGCCATGTTTGTAGTTCATTCAGTAGCTAAAGGAGGACTTGGTCTTACTGCTGCAGATGCAGCAAAAATGTCTGCTAACTTAATTGCATGGACATATTTTGCACCACTTATTGGTTCTTGGATATCTGACCGTAAAGTAGGTGCTAGGTATCTTATTCCAATGGGAATGATGATAATGGGAGCAGGCTACTTAGTAGGATGGAAGGCTACAAGTGCTCTTATGGTTAATGCAATGATTATACTAGTTGCAATTGGTACAGGTTTATTTAAATCACAATTAAGTGGTATTACAGGTAGACTTTTTGACAATCAAAAGGATTTGGACAGTGCATTTTCTACACAATATTCTTTTGTTAATATTGGTTCTTTCATTGGAACAACAGTTTTAGGACTAATTGGAGAATCTATAGGATACTCATTTTGTTTTCTAATTTGTGCAATTGTTATGTTTATTAATACTGCTTGGTTCGTGTTTGGATGGAAGTTCTTAGGGGATGCAGGTAAAAAACCATTTAAAATTGATGAACATAAAGAAGTAAAAGAAGAAAAGAAAGAAGAAAAGAAGCCTCTTACAACAATAGAAAAGAAAAGAGTGGGAGCTATTATATTAATTTCTTTCTTCTCTATAGTTTTCTGGATATTCTGGCAACTAGCATATATGCCTGTATATTTCTACTGGGCTGGAGATAATGGACTAGCTAATTGGATGATAGGCAACTTTAAGGTTCCAACAGCGTGGTTTGATTCATTAAATGCATTATGCTGTATTGTATTAGGACCAATCCTTGGAAAAGTATGGGAAAAATTGGCTAAGAGACCTCAAGGGGATATGAGCATGTTTAAGAAAACTGCTTTAGGTATGTTGCTTCTAGGTTTATCTTATGTAATATTTGCAATGGCAGATGTTTTAAGAGGAGATAATCTTCTACCTCTTGCTTGGCTTGTTGTATTTGGTATTGTATTAGCTCTTGGTGAAATGGTATTTTCACCACTTGGAAATTCATTTATAAGTAAATTTTCTCCTGGTAGAGTACTAACAACTATGATGAGTGTTTGGGTACTTGCTAGCTTCGTTGCAGGACAATCCTATGGATATGTATACGAATTTACATTAAAATTTAAATTCGCGCCAACATATTTTGTAATCGCAGCAATTGCTATTGTATGTGGTATTATTCTTTGGGCATTAGATGGAAAATTGAACAGTTTAGTTGTAGACGAGAAAGTTGTGGAAGATAATTCTGTAAGTTTAAACTAA